ACTATCTGGGCTGACCATACTCACTTTAAAGGTGATGTAGAGATCAGCCATAACTGCGTTGTGATTGTTAAAGGTGATATATGGATAGATGGCGACCTGGAAATGACCCAAAGCGCGGTCTTAACAGTCGACCCCACATTAACGGACCCCAATAACCCTCCAACTATCGCTATTGATGGCGCGGGCGGGTTTAAACCTCAGAACCAAGCCTCTATGAACGCAAATATTACTGGTGTCGGATTCAGAGTGATTACCTACCACGCCAATGGCGCCGCCTGTACCCCAAACTGTATAAACCTGACAGGACCGGGACTGGCGACTGCGCAGGGATTTGAAACAATCACTTTCCGCAACGGTTTTACCGGTGTTAACTCCCGCTTCTATGCCAGGTGGAGCCAAGTGGGAGTAGAAAATGCTACCAATGTCGGATCTCTGATCGGGCAGAGCGTGGTGCTGCGTAACCCTGGTACAGTTACCTTCGGCTTTACGGTCGGTGGCACAATCAGCGCCTGGGATGTGCGGCATTATGAGCAAGTCTTCAAGTGATAATTGCAATCGTATCTGGTATACTAAAATGGTAATGCTTACCTGGAGGTGAGTCTCTGAAAGTTCCATTAGTATATAAAAACGCCCCCCATTTTGGCCTCGACATCGGTAGCCGAACTGTTAAAGTCGTGCAGCTGAAGGGGTCTGGGAAATCAACTGCGGTTCAGGGCTACGGCTACTGCTACTTTCCTTCAGAGGCAGTCGTAGAGGGTATTGTGGTCGACCCGCAATTAATGGCCCAGAAGGTCAAGCCTCTTTTGAAACAGCTCGGCTACGGTTCTATTACCGCTAAACGGGTAGTAGCCGGTTTGCCTGCCGGTAAAACCTTTATTCGTACCATCCAAATACCGGTAATGGCGGCAGCTGATCTGGCACAGGCGGTCAAATTTGAAGCCGAGCAGTACGTGCCGGTCCCGATTAATGATCTGTATTTGGATCATGAAATAATCGGCCATAGCAAGAATGCAAAAGGCGACAAAGAGCATATGGATGTTCTAATGGTAGCCGCCCCCCGCGCAATTGTTGATTCATATATAAAACTGTTCGACTTCATGGGTCTTGAAGCGGCAGCAGTTGAATCGAATATGACGGCTGTTGTACGCGCTATTATGCATTCCGGTGAGCAGTTGCAAAGTACTTTGGTAATCGATATCGGCTCCGAGTCAACCGACTTGACGATTTTCGACAAAGTCGTACCCCTAACGGGGAGCGTGGCAATT
The sequence above is drawn from the Candidatus Dormiibacterota bacterium genome and encodes:
- the pilM gene encoding type IV pilus assembly protein PilM, which encodes MGSRTVKVVQLKGSGKSTAVQGYGYCYFPSEAVVEGIVVDPQLMAQKVKPLLKQLGYGSITAKRVVAGLPAGKTFIRTIQIPVMAAADLAQAVKFEAEQYVPVPINDLYLDHEIIGHSKNAKGDKEHMDVLMVAAPRAIVDSYIKLFDFMGLEAAAVESNMTAVVRAIMHSGEQLQSTLVIDIGSESTDLTIFDKVVPLTGSVAIGGEHFTLSLVKALSVQPDQATEIKVKFGIAESDFKDKVLAALEPDFKTMIKEAKRVLKFYQERAEHQPKVASVVIAGGSARMPGLADYMQKELGLPLVVANPWNHLVSNKVQEATKKDAPMFTTAVGLALREEPKHG